The Capra hircus breed San Clemente chromosome 25, ASM170441v1, whole genome shotgun sequence genome has a window encoding:
- the ROGDI gene encoding protein rogdi homolog, whose product MLQPELAAPRCSARAGVGRSPALSGLRAGGVAGARAANRRRGWARAPPADRAPATVAGQRATAMATVMAATAAERAVLEEEFRWLLHDEVHAVLRQLQDILKEASLRFTLPGSGTEGPTKQENFVLGSCGTDQVKGVLTLQGDALSQADVNLKMPRNNQLLHFAFREDKQWKLQQIQDARNHVSQAIYLLANRDESYQFRTGAEVLKLMDAVMLQLTRARNRLTTPATLTLPEIAASGLTRMFAPTLPSDLLVNVYINLNKLCLTVYQLHALQPNSTKNFRPAGGAVLHSPGAMFEWGTQRLEVSHVHKVESVIPWLNDALVFFTVSLQLCQQLKDKISVFSSYWSCRPF is encoded by the exons ATGCTGCAGCCAGAGCTCGCAGCGCCGCGGTGTTCGGCGCGAGCCGGCGTGGGCAGGTCCCCGGCGCTCTCGGGGTTGCGAGCTGGGGGCGTGGCGGGCGCCCGCGCAGCCAATCGGCGGCGAGGGTGGGCCCGGGCGCCGCCAGCTGACCGAGCACCCGCGACGGTCGCTGGGCAGCGAGCGACGGCGATGGCGACCGTGATGGCAGCGACGGCGGCGGAGCGGGCCGTGCTG GAGGAGGAGTTCCGCTGGCTGTTACACGACGAGGTGCACGCCGTGCTGAGGCAACTGCAGGACATCCTCAAG GAGGCCTCGCTCCGCTTCACTCTGCCAGGCTCAGGCACCGAGGGGCCCACGAAGCAGGAAAACTTTGTCTTGGGCAGCTGTGG CACAGACCAGGTGAAGGGCGTGCTGACACTGCAGGGAGACGCGCTGAGCCAAGCG GATGTGAACCTGAAGATGCCCAGGAACAACCAGCTGCTGCACTTTGCCTTCCGGGAGGACAAGCAGTGGAAACTGCAGCAG ATCCAAGATGCCAGGAACCACGTGAGCCAAGCCATTTACCTCCTCGCCAACCGAGATGAGAGCTACCAGTTCAGGACGGGAGCAGAGGTCCTCAAG CTAATGGACGCTGTGATGCTGCAGCTGACCAGAGCCCGCAACCGGCTCACCACTCCTGCCACCCTCACTCTGCCGGAGATTGCTGCCAGCGGCCTCACG CGGATGTTCGCCCCCACCCTGCCTTCTGACCTCTTGGTCAACGTCTACATCAACCTCAACAAGCTCTGCCTCACCGTGTACCAGCTGCACGCCCTGCAGCCCAATTCCACCAAG AATTTCCGCCCAGCTGGAGGTGCTGTACTGCACAGCCCTGGGGCCATGTT CGAGTGGGGCACGCAGCGCCTGGAGGTGAGCCACGTGCACAAGGTGGAGTCTGTGATCCCCTGGCTCAACGACGCCCTGgtcttcttcactgtctccctgcaACTCTGCCAGCAGCTCAAGGATAAG ATCTCTGTGTTCTCCAGCTACTGGAGCTGCAGGCCTTTCTGA